TTTGCCGCGATGCCCGAGGGGTTTTCCATCGCGGCCAGCGCGGGCACAGGCGCCGAAACGCGGGTCACGCCCGATGCCGCGACCTGCCCGGAATGCCGGGCCGAGATCTTTGCGCCCGGCAGGCGGCAGGGCTATGCCTTTACCAACTGCACCCATTGCGGGCCGCGCTATACGATCCTGCGCGAACTGCCCTATGACCGGGCGCGAACCACGATGGCGGGCTTTGGTCTTTGCCCCGATTGTGCCGCCGAATATGCCGATCCCGCCGACCGCCGCTTTCACGCGCAACCCATCGCCTGCCCGGCCTGCGGCCCAAACCTGTGGTATGAGGCCGGGGGAAAAGAGGTCGCGGGCGATCCGGTCGCATTGGCGGTGGCGGCGCTGAAGGCGGGGCAGGTCGTCGCGGTCAAGGGGCTGGGCGGTTTTCACCTTGCCTGCGATGCGGCCAATGCCAGGGCCGTGGCGCTGTTGCGGGCGCGCAAAAGGCGGCCGTCGAAGCCCTTTGCCCTGATGGGGACCGAGGCGATGATCCGCGCCCATGCGACGCCGTCCGAGGCTTGCTGGCGATTGTTGCGCGACCCGGCGGCGCCGGTGGTGCTGGTGCCCGCCCGGGGCACATTGCCCGAGGATGTGGCGCCGGGGATGCGCGCGCTTGGCGTCATGCTGCCCTATACGCCCCTGCATCACCTGCTGATTGCCGCTTTCGGGGGGATGCTGGTGATGACCTCGGGCAATCTTTCGGGCGCCCCGCAGGTCATCGGAAATGACGAGGCGCGCAAGGCGCTGGCGCGCTTTGCCGACGGTTTCCTGATGCACAACCGCGAGATTGCGCGGCGGCTGGATGACGGGGTCGAGCGCGCCGAGCCGCCGATGGTGATCCGCCGCGCCCGTGGGCGGGTGCCGGGCACGCTGCCCCTGCCGCCGGGGTTTGACGCAGCGCCGCGGGTGCTGGCCTTTGGTGGTCAGATGAAGGCGGCGATCTGCCTGACCAAGAACGGTCAGGCGATGGTGTCGCAGCATCTGGGCGATCTGGACGATGCCGAGACCGCGCTGGAATACGACCGCACGCTGCGCGATCTGGCGGCCCTGTTCGACCATGCCCCCGAACTGGCTGCCTGCGACCCGCATCCGGGCTATCGCGCGACGGTCACCGCCGAAGGCGCAGGTCAGCCGCTGATGCGGGTCTGGCATCATCATGCGCATCTGGCCTCGTGCCTTGGCGATAATCTGTGGCCGCTGGACGGGGGCAGGGTGGCCGGAATCGTGATGGACGGGCTTGGCCTTGGACCGGATGGCACGATCTGGGGCGGAGAGCTGTTGCTGGGCGATTACACCGGGTTCGAGCGCCTCGCCCATCTGGCCCCCGCCCCCCTGCCGGGCGGCGACCGCGCCAGCCGAGAGCCCTGGCGCAATGCGCTGGCCCGTCTGGATCAGGCGGGGCTTTCCGCCGTGGCGGACCGGCTGTTCCCCGACGCGCCCCGCGCCCTTCTGCGGCAGGCGGTCGGTGCGGGGGTGAATGCGCCGCGATCATCCTCGGCCGGGCGGCTGTTCGATGCCTTTGCGGCGCTGGCGGGCTTTGCCGGGGCGCAGAGTTACGAGGGCGAGGCCGCGATGCGGCTGGAGGCCATGGCGCGCCCTGCTGCGCCCTATCCCTTTGACTGCCGGGATGGGATCATCGACCCCGCGCCGATGTTTCGCGCCGCCGCGGCCGATCTGGCGGCCGGGCGCGATCGAGGCGACATGGCGGGGGCCTTTCACGCCGGGCTGGCGCGTGCCTTCTGTGCGCCGGCCCGCGCGCTGGTCCAGGGCGGCCGGGCGCGGGCGGTGGCCCTGTCGGGCGGCGTGTTGCAGAACGCATTCCTGTTGCGCGAATGTCTGGCGGCGCTGGACGGTCTGCCGGTCCTGCTGCATCGCCAGATCCCCGCCAATGACGGCGGGCTTGCTTTCGGTCAGGCGCTGGTTGCTGCGGCGCAGCGCATGGCTGCGGCGAAAAGCTTGTAATCGGCGGGCGCGCCCTCTGGCTGAATCCTGACCATCCGGGCGACGCGGGATTTGTGGCAGTTGATTGAAAAGACGCCATAAAATGCGATTTCCCATCTGCGACATTCTGTCATTGCCCTGCGCCCCCCTGCCTTGGCATGCCTTGAAAGACCACGCGAAGGTCCGCGCTGCCGGGCCGCCAGGCTGAGAGGAGGAGGACGTCTTGTCGCAAATCGAGACTTTCTACGATGTCATGCGCCGGCAGGGGATCACCCGCCGCAGTTTCATGAAATATTGCTCGCTGACCGCGGCGGCGCTTGGCCTCGGCCCGGCCTTCGTGCCCAAAATCGCCCATGCGATGGAAACCAAGCCCCGCACGCCGGTGATCTGGGTGCATGGTCTGGAATGCACCTGCTGTTCGGAAAGCTTCATCCGCTCGGCCCATCCTCTGGC
This Paracoccus pantotrophus DNA region includes the following protein-coding sequences:
- the hypF gene encoding carbamoyltransferase HypF, producing the protein MTLPTMEQGFAIRVRGQVQGVGFRPFVWRLARAAGLRGDVLNDAEGVLIRLVAQDCGDFIAALRADRPPLARIDAIEAVPQVFAAMPEGFSIAASAGTGAETRVTPDAATCPECRAEIFAPGRRQGYAFTNCTHCGPRYTILRELPYDRARTTMAGFGLCPDCAAEYADPADRRFHAQPIACPACGPNLWYEAGGKEVAGDPVALAVAALKAGQVVAVKGLGGFHLACDAANARAVALLRARKRRPSKPFALMGTEAMIRAHATPSEACWRLLRDPAAPVVLVPARGTLPEDVAPGMRALGVMLPYTPLHHLLIAAFGGMLVMTSGNLSGAPQVIGNDEARKALARFADGFLMHNREIARRLDDGVERAEPPMVIRRARGRVPGTLPLPPGFDAAPRVLAFGGQMKAAICLTKNGQAMVSQHLGDLDDAETALEYDRTLRDLAALFDHAPELAACDPHPGYRATVTAEGAGQPLMRVWHHHAHLASCLGDNLWPLDGGRVAGIVMDGLGLGPDGTIWGGELLLGDYTGFERLAHLAPAPLPGGDRASREPWRNALARLDQAGLSAVADRLFPDAPRALLRQAVGAGVNAPRSSSAGRLFDAFAALAGFAGAQSYEGEAAMRLEAMARPAAPYPFDCRDGIIDPAPMFRAAAADLAAGRDRGDMAGAFHAGLARAFCAPARALVQGGRARAVALSGGVLQNAFLLRECLAALDGLPVLLHRQIPANDGGLAFGQALVAAAQRMAAAKSL